One genomic region from Rosa rugosa chromosome 1, drRosRugo1.1, whole genome shotgun sequence encodes:
- the LOC133737764 gene encoding uncharacterized protein LOC133737764 isoform X1, whose product MGFEPHFIGFKSKMASNSKRLKLCSHNEDRISALPDAILCHILSFFSIRQAKNINSVTPPSHCFPCLKLLHVTFWFPYPHTVEKLFSSFPVLEDLIIDGEDSDASAFNLLYLHPNLEHLKILSKREHLYVNCTRYTYCIAGSLSDKWQSDSTSNVRFGAVLEK is encoded by the exons ATGGGATTTGAACCGCATTTTATAGGTTTCAAATCAAAAATGGCTTCAAACTCAAAGCGTCTCAAATTATGCTCACACAATGAAGACAGGATCAGTGCGTTGCCAGATGCAATTCTTTGCcacattctttctttcttttcaatcaGACAGGCG AAAAATATTAATTCCGTTACTCCCCCCTCACATTGTTTCCCCTGTCTCAAGTTGCTACATGTTACATTTTGGTTTCCTTATCCTCACACAGTGGAGAAGCTGTTTTCTTCTTTCCCTGTACTTGAAGATCTTATTATAGATGGAGAAGATTCAGATGCATCAGCTTTCAACTTGTTATATCTGCACCCAAATTTGGAACATCTCAAGATATTATCAAAAAGGGAACACCTGTATGTCAAT TGTACAAGATATACTTACTGCATTGCTGGTTCACTCTCAGATAAGTGGCAAAGTGACTCAACATCAAATGTACGTTTTGGAGCTGTTTTAGAGAAGTAA
- the LOC133737764 gene encoding uncharacterized protein LOC133737764 isoform X3, translated as MGFEPHFIGFKSKMASNSKRLKLCSHNEDRISALPDAILCHILSFFSIRQAKNINSVTPPSHCFPCLKLLHVTFWFPYPHTVEKLFSSFPVLEDLIIDGEDSDASAFNLLYLHPNLEHLKILSKREHLYVNPWLGGCS; from the exons ATGGGATTTGAACCGCATTTTATAGGTTTCAAATCAAAAATGGCTTCAAACTCAAAGCGTCTCAAATTATGCTCACACAATGAAGACAGGATCAGTGCGTTGCCAGATGCAATTCTTTGCcacattctttctttcttttcaatcaGACAGGCG AAAAATATTAATTCCGTTACTCCCCCCTCACATTGTTTCCCCTGTCTCAAGTTGCTACATGTTACATTTTGGTTTCCTTATCCTCACACAGTGGAGAAGCTGTTTTCTTCTTTCCCTGTACTTGAAGATCTTATTATAGATGGAGAAGATTCAGATGCATCAGCTTTCAACTTGTTATATCTGCACCCAAATTTGGAACATCTCAAGATATTATCAAAAAGGGAACACCTGTATGTCAAT CCCTGGCTAGGTGGCTGCTCCTAA
- the LOC133737764 gene encoding uncharacterized protein LOC133737764 isoform X4 gives MGFEPHFIGFKSKMASNSKRLKLCSHNEDRISALPDAILCHILSFFSIRQAKNINSVTPPSHCFPCLKLLHVTFWFPYPHTVEKLFSSFPVLEDLIIDGEDSDASAFNLLYLHPNLEHLKILSKREHLYVNQ, from the exons ATGGGATTTGAACCGCATTTTATAGGTTTCAAATCAAAAATGGCTTCAAACTCAAAGCGTCTCAAATTATGCTCACACAATGAAGACAGGATCAGTGCGTTGCCAGATGCAATTCTTTGCcacattctttctttcttttcaatcaGACAGGCG AAAAATATTAATTCCGTTACTCCCCCCTCACATTGTTTCCCCTGTCTCAAGTTGCTACATGTTACATTTTGGTTTCCTTATCCTCACACAGTGGAGAAGCTGTTTTCTTCTTTCCCTGTACTTGAAGATCTTATTATAGATGGAGAAGATTCAGATGCATCAGCTTTCAACTTGTTATATCTGCACCCAAATTTGGAACATCTCAAGATATTATCAAAAAGGGAACACCTGTATGTCAAT CAATAA
- the LOC133737764 gene encoding uncharacterized protein LOC133737764 isoform X2, translating to MASNSKRLKLCSHNEDRISALPDAILCHILSFFSIRQAKNINSVTPPSHCFPCLKLLHVTFWFPYPHTVEKLFSSFPVLEDLIIDGEDSDASAFNLLYLHPNLEHLKILSKREHLYVNCTRYTYCIAGSLSDKWQSDSTSNVRFGAVLEK from the exons ATGGCTTCAAACTCAAAGCGTCTCAAATTATGCTCACACAATGAAGACAGGATCAGTGCGTTGCCAGATGCAATTCTTTGCcacattctttctttcttttcaatcaGACAGGCG AAAAATATTAATTCCGTTACTCCCCCCTCACATTGTTTCCCCTGTCTCAAGTTGCTACATGTTACATTTTGGTTTCCTTATCCTCACACAGTGGAGAAGCTGTTTTCTTCTTTCCCTGTACTTGAAGATCTTATTATAGATGGAGAAGATTCAGATGCATCAGCTTTCAACTTGTTATATCTGCACCCAAATTTGGAACATCTCAAGATATTATCAAAAAGGGAACACCTGTATGTCAAT TGTACAAGATATACTTACTGCATTGCTGGTTCACTCTCAGATAAGTGGCAAAGTGACTCAACATCAAATGTACGTTTTGGAGCTGTTTTAGAGAAGTAA